A single region of the Silene latifolia isolate original U9 population chromosome 8, ASM4854445v1, whole genome shotgun sequence genome encodes:
- the LOC141595074 gene encoding uncharacterized protein LOC141595074, which produces MAAPRAIPCSVQSFRSELKLFDPEPERTLCARRNFWKEIYQVEDLSTLDSAYAAFVAENQSLEEDTSTSAPTTIITTLASHSEPTLASLPKGFKLPTMDTSTFEIRPSYINLVERNLFGGGAAEWLRDLDTEAHGIKDWNSLALAFYKRYFPPQKTNALRSQITSFKHGPTEDFNEAWVCFKRLVQSVPHHGFHIWFLSNQFYNGRYDDHRALLDSAANGRFQDNTNDANAWKIIDQIATQTTEYGNPIGSKRGGGSDSAIATQLEEVPCERCGAPGYVAARCMSTLEQVHAYQSFKQGTPYSNFFAERNQNGFHPTPPPANPYIIPQNRETPRVNNDIIVEDLDVDAEDECANEAAETYEKSRSAESFGQSTKTADMNNEEIEKTRSTVPVSRSTGSTSRSTFSQDRVADTSSIATGTFSTADKASISDKGESKATDPPVVIKVPFPGRLKNTKVEQQFGKFLEVVKNLQVTVPFTELITQIPPYAKFTKEILSRKRSFDEIETIAFTEECSALL; this is translated from the exons ATGGCGGCTCCAAGAGCTATTCCTTGTAGTGTTCA GTCTTTCAGGTCTGAGCTCAAACTGTTTGATCCAGAACCAGAGAGGACTCTCTGTGCTAGACGAAACTTTTGGAAGGAGATAtatcaagtagaagacttgagtacgctTGATTCAGCTTACGCCGCATTTGTTGCAGAAaatcagtctttagaggaagacacaTCTACTTCTGCACCTACTACAATCATTACGACTTtagcaagtcattctgagcctACCCTTGCCTCTCTTCCCAAGGGATTCAAGCTCCCCACTATGGATACGAGTACTTTTGAAATTCGCCCATCTTACATTAATCTGGTGGAGCGgaatttatttggaggaggagctg CGGAGTGGCTCCGTGACTTGGATACAGAAGCTCATGGTATTAAAGACTGGAattcgttagctcttgcattctacaagagataCTTCCCACCCCAAAAGACTAATGCCCTTAGAAGTCAGATTACGAGTTTCAAACACGGTCCTACTGAGGACTTTAATGAGGCGTGGGTTTGTTTCAAACGACTAGTACAATCTGTTCCACATCATGGGTTCCATATCTGGTTCCTCAGCAACCAGTTCTATAACGGCCGTTATGACGATCATAGAGCCTTACTTGATTCAGCTGCAAACGGGAGGTTCCAGGATAACACTAATGATGCCAATGCCTGGAAAAtaattgatcagatagctactcagACAACTGAGTATGGTAATCCAATAGGTAGCAAAAGAGGAGGTGGTTCGGATAGTGCAATTGCAACTCAGTTAGAG GAGGTCCCTTGTGAGCGATGTGGTGCTCCTGGTTATGTTGCAGCTAGATGTATGAGTACTTTAGAACAAGTTCATGCCTAtcaatctttcaagcaaggtactccgtATTCTAATTTCTTCGCTGAGAGAAATCAGAATGGGTTTCATCCCACCCCTCCGCCGGCCAATCCTTACATCATCCCtcaaaatcgtg AGACGCCCCGAGTGAACAACGATATTATTGTTGAGGATCTGGATGTTGATGCGGAAGATGAATGCGCCAACGAAGCTGCTGAAACGTATGAAAAAAGTCGATCGGCAGAAAGTTTTGGTCAATCGACTAAAACTGCTGATATGAACAATGAGGAAATCGAAAAAACTCGATCGACAGTTCCTGTTAGCCGATCGACTGGTtcaactagtcgatcgactttttcacAAGACAGAGTTGCTGATACGTCGTCTATTGCTACTGGAACGTTTTCTACTGCTGATAAGGCGTCTATTTCTGATAAAGGGGAGAGTAAAGCTACTGACCCACCTGTCGTTATCAAGGTTCCTTTTCCAGGGCGCCTAAAGAATACAAAAGTGGAGCAACAATTCGGTAAATTCTTGGAGGTAGTCAAAAATCTTCAGGTAACTGtaccttttaccgaacttattactCAAATTCCTCCATATGCTAAATTTACGAAAGAGATTTTGTCTCGTAAGAGGAGTTTTGATGAGATAGAGACTATCGCTTTTACTGAGGAGTGTAGTGCACTCCTATAA